One Gossypium hirsutum isolate 1008001.06 chromosome A11, Gossypium_hirsutum_v2.1, whole genome shotgun sequence genomic window carries:
- the LOC107924147 gene encoding cytochrome b-c1 complex subunit Rieske-4, mitochondrial: protein MLRVATRRLTSYSSAWRSHQATSAIASRPFIDGADSSDCLRSNSSSSSSSFSFSFASQFLLPTRGFASESLTPKSDHSVIPDVPATVAAIKNPSSKIVYDEYNHERFPPGDPSKRAFAYFVLTGGRFVYASVIRLLILKLVLSMSASKDVLALASLEVDLSSIEPGSTVTVKWRGKPVFIRRRTDEDIKLANSVDLGSLRDPQEDAARVKNPEWLIVVGVCTHLGCIPLPNAGDYGGWFCPCHGSHYDVSGRIRKGPAPYNLEVPTYTFLDESKLLIG from the exons ATGTTGAGAGTGGCAACGAGGCGGCTCACTTCTTATTCGTCTGCGTGGAGGTCGCACCAGGCCACCTCCGCTATCGCCTCTCGTCCTTTCATCGACGGCGCCGATTCTTCTGATTGTCTCAGATCCaattcctcctcctcctcctcttccttTTCCTTCTCTTTCGCTTCTCAATTCCTTCTTCCCACCAGAG GTTTTGCTTCTGAGTCACTCACCCCAAAAAGTGACCACAGTGTGATTCCTGATGTTCCAGCAACAGTGGCTGCCATTAAGAACCCCAGTTCTAAAATAGTTTATGATGAATACAACCATGAACGTTTTCCTCCTGGTGACCCCAGCAAGCGGGCATTTGCCTATTTTGTCCTGACAGGTGGTAGGTTTGTGTACGCATCTGTTATCCGTCTGCTCATCCTCAAGCTTGTCCTGAGCATGTCAGCCAGTAAGGATGTTCTTGCACTGGCTTCTCTCGAGGTTGATCTCTCCAGCATTGAACCTGGCAGCACCGTAACTGTTAAATGGCGTGGAAAGCCAGTCTTCATCAGGCGCCGAACTGACGAGGATATCAAGTTAGCGAACAGTGTTGATCTAGGGTCTCTTCGTGATCCACAGGAGGATGCAGCAAGGGTTAAGAATCCAGAGTGGTTAATTGTTGTTGGGGTTTGCACACATCTGGGTTGCATTCCCTTGCCAAATGCTGGTGATTATGGCGGATGGTTTTGCCCTTGCCATGGTTCCCATTATGATGTCTCTGGCAGGATTCGCAAGGGTCCGGCACCATACAACCTGGAAGTACCCACTTACACCTTCTTGGATGAGAGCAAACTGCTTATCGGTTAA
- the LOC107924148 gene encoding protein COFACTOR ASSEMBLY OF COMPLEX C SUBUNIT B CCB1, chloroplastic, whose product MATKIPSPHPHALYSFTLPSKFTSTHTYHLHQPWLGRVSTPSSSQRHHLPRLSLQQTIVSSSALMDHLQHYQQNPDSMFFLAETAGYSLSSYYTSLGLFVISVPGLWSLIKRSVKSKIVQKTFIGEGAEKKAPNQVAAEILSFFTRNNFVVTDRGETITFEGMMVPSRGQAALLTFCTCISLASVALVLTITFPDVGNNWFWITVLSPLAGAYYWKRASRKEQIKVKILVTDDGTVNEIVVQGDDQQVDQMRKELKLSEKGMVYVKGLFER is encoded by the exons ATGGCAACGAAGATCCCATCCCCACATCCACACGCTCTCTACTCCTTCACCCTCCCTTCCAAATTCACCAGCACACACACCTACCACCTACACCAGCCATGGCTAGGTCGGGTCTCAACCCCTTCCAGTTCCCAAAGACATCATCTTCCTCGGCTGTCCTTGCAGCAAACCATTGTGTCTTCTTCTGCTCTTATGGACCATCTCCAACATTATCAACAAAACCCAGATTCCATGTTTTTTCTTGCAGAGACTGCCGGCTATTCATTGTCTAGCTACTACACTTCTCTTGGTCTCTTTGTCATCTCTGTTCCTGGCCTTTGGTCCCTCATTAAACGCTCAGTTAAATCCAAG ATAGTGCAGAAGACATTCATAGGGGAAGGAGCTGAGAAGAAGGCACCAAATCAAGTTGCTGCAGAGATTTTATCTTTCTTCACTCGCAACAATTTTGTGGTCACCGATAGGGGAGAGACTATCAC GTTCGAGGGAATGATGGTTCCCAGCCGAGGACAAGCAGCACTGTTGACATTCTGCACCTGCATCAGCCTTGCAAGCGTTGCCCTTGTGCTCACTATAACTTTTCCAGATGTTGGAAATAACTGGTTCTGGATCACTGTTCTAAGTCCATTGGC AGGAGCTTATTACTGGAAGCGGGCATCGAGAAAGGAGCAGATCAAAGTTAAAATACTGGTTACTGATGATGGGACTGTGAATGAGATTGTTGTTCAAGGGGATGACCAGCAAGTAGATCAAATGAGAAAAGAACTCAAGCTCAGTGAAAAAGGCATGGTTTATGTAAAGGGCCTATTCGAGAGATGA